Proteins found in one Thermoanaerobaculia bacterium genomic segment:
- a CDS encoding polysaccharide deacetylase family protein produces the protein MKWSVWLTCAALVATPVPAGGEAPGEPPRRTLAVTIDDLPAPPAGVVSNEPAALAAMTAKLLAALAEHRVPAVGFVNEGKLFASGESAAGVAARTAVLRQWIDAGLELGNHTYSHRSLNRLPLEEFEADVLRGEPVTRSLLAEKGRTLRYFRHPFLQVGLELPKRRAFEKFLAEKGYTIAPVTIDNDEYVFAFVYADALRRGDQAFAGRVAAAYLDYMDQVFGFVEELSHRVVGREIAQVLLIHANALNADHFGALADRMEKRGYRYATLDETLRDPAYTLPDDYVGAWGISWLHHWEVTAGKPRSPSPDPPAWIQQAYDALPR, from the coding sequence ATGAAGTGGAGCGTCTGGCTGACGTGCGCGGCGCTGGTGGCAACGCCTGTACCCGCTGGTGGCGAGGCGCCAGGGGAACCGCCCCGGCGTACCCTGGCAGTGACGATCGACGACCTGCCGGCGCCGCCGGCCGGGGTGGTGTCGAACGAGCCGGCGGCGCTCGCGGCGATGACCGCCAAGCTCCTCGCGGCGCTCGCGGAGCATCGGGTGCCGGCGGTCGGCTTCGTCAACGAGGGCAAGCTCTTCGCCTCCGGCGAAAGCGCGGCTGGGGTCGCGGCGCGGACCGCCGTTCTTCGGCAGTGGATCGACGCCGGACTCGAGCTCGGCAATCACACGTATTCGCACCGCAGTCTCAACCGCCTGCCGCTCGAGGAGTTCGAGGCCGACGTGCTGCGCGGCGAGCCGGTCACCCGGAGTCTGCTGGCGGAGAAGGGCAGGACGCTGCGCTATTTCCGCCATCCCTTCCTGCAGGTGGGGCTCGAGCTCCCGAAGCGCCGGGCGTTCGAGAAGTTCCTCGCCGAGAAGGGCTACACGATCGCGCCGGTGACGATCGACAACGACGAATACGTCTTCGCCTTCGTCTACGCCGACGCCCTGCGGCGGGGTGACCAGGCGTTCGCCGGCCGGGTGGCCGCCGCCTATCTCGACTACATGGATCAGGTCTTCGGTTTCGTCGAAGAGCTTTCGCACCGCGTCGTCGGGCGCGAGATCGCGCAGGTGTTGCTGATTCACGCCAACGCGCTGAACGCCGATCATTTCGGTGCGCTGGCGGACCGGATGGAGAAGCGCGGCTACCGCTACGCGACTCTCGACGAAACGCTGCGCGATCCGGCCTACACGCTGCCCGACGACTACGTCGGCGCCTGGGGGATCTCCTGGCTCCACCACTGGGAAGTGACCGCCGGGAAGCCGCGCTCGCCCTCTCCCGATCCTCCGGCCTGGATCCAGCAGGCCTACGACGCCCTGCCGCGCTGA
- a CDS encoding MBL fold metallo-hydrolase, protein MTDPVDTLHAPHFASGRFFNPWGVGKATFRDLVRWKLLSRNRYDKRRPPRVPRVANDGADLRRRAGTPGATWVGHATFALQDGGNVLLTDPHFGPRALLPRRREPPGVPLTAIPEGAVAVLSHNHYDHLDRWSLSRLPKGIAWRVPLGLGRFVRQFGYSDVEELDWWQSTECRGFRLTLLPAQHWSRRLSQPDETTLWGSWLIESPRMRTFFAGDSGYFRGFAEYGRVFPNLDLALLPTGAYEPRWFMKPVHMNPEEALAAFQDLGAAHMLPMHWGTFDLTDEPIDEADRVIERLLRQGSPDLARRVHRLAIGERFRPAEAG, encoded by the coding sequence GTGACGGATCCGGTCGACACGCTGCATGCGCCGCACTTCGCGAGCGGGCGCTTCTTCAATCCCTGGGGAGTCGGCAAAGCGACCTTTCGCGACCTCGTGCGCTGGAAGCTGCTGTCGCGGAACCGCTACGACAAGAGACGCCCGCCGCGCGTGCCCCGGGTCGCGAACGACGGGGCGGACCTTCGCCGGCGCGCCGGCACTCCCGGGGCGACCTGGGTCGGGCACGCGACCTTTGCGCTTCAGGACGGCGGGAACGTCCTGCTGACCGATCCGCACTTCGGCCCGCGGGCGCTCTTGCCGCGCCGCCGGGAGCCCCCCGGCGTTCCGCTCACCGCGATTCCGGAGGGCGCGGTGGCGGTGTTGTCGCACAATCACTATGACCACCTCGACCGCTGGAGTCTCTCCCGCCTGCCGAAGGGGATCGCTTGGCGGGTGCCGCTTGGGCTCGGCCGGTTCGTCAGGCAGTTCGGCTACTCCGACGTCGAAGAGCTCGACTGGTGGCAGTCGACCGAGTGCCGCGGCTTTCGCCTCACTCTCCTGCCGGCGCAGCACTGGTCGCGCCGCCTCTCGCAACCCGACGAAACGACTCTCTGGGGCTCGTGGCTCATCGAGAGTCCCCGTATGCGAACCTTCTTCGCCGGCGACAGCGGGTACTTCCGGGGCTTCGCCGAGTACGGGAGGGTCTTCCCAAACCTCGATCTCGCCCTGCTGCCGACCGGCGCCTACGAACCGCGCTGGTTCATGAAGCCGGTGCACATGAATCCGGAGGAGGCACTCGCCGCTTTCCAGGATCTCGGCGCGGCGCACATGCTGCCGATGCACTGGGGCACTTTCGACCTGACCGACGAGCCGATCGACGAGGCTGACCGGGTGATCGAGCGGCTCCTCAGACAGGGATCGCCCGACCTCGCCCGCCGCGTCCACCGGCTGGCGATCGGGGAGCGATTCCGGCCGGCGGAGGCGGGTTGA
- a CDS encoding cytochrome C-binding protein, protein MPAPASPVWGDEGPPSWAYPEKPPDFLPTPDDGSLRRVPGSAASFTLTQLRDLFRAPDWHPADHAPMPDVVAYGRRPEVYACGFCHRAEGTGGPENARLAGLPAAYIVQQMADFKSGARGTSVPNRLPTSAMIAVARAATDTEVAAAAAYFSALAPRRSIRVVETAAVPKTYVAGWFLAAAPAGAREPIGARILEVPEDLERFESRDSRAGFLAYVPIGSIRQGQVLAEHGGVSAGDQQTVPCATCHGPGLRGLGPVPGIAGRSPSYVVRQLWDFRHGARAGPSSVLMRPVVEKLTLDEMIALAAYLASLPP, encoded by the coding sequence CTGCCGGCGCCGGCGTCGCCGGTGTGGGGCGACGAAGGCCCGCCGTCGTGGGCCTACCCGGAGAAGCCACCGGACTTCCTGCCGACGCCGGACGACGGATCTCTCCGCCGGGTCCCTGGCAGCGCGGCGTCCTTCACGCTCACCCAGCTGCGCGATCTCTTTCGCGCTCCAGACTGGCACCCTGCCGACCACGCCCCCATGCCCGATGTCGTCGCCTACGGCCGGAGGCCGGAGGTCTATGCCTGCGGCTTCTGCCATCGGGCGGAGGGCACCGGTGGTCCCGAGAACGCGCGTCTCGCGGGTCTGCCGGCGGCCTACATCGTCCAGCAGATGGCCGATTTCAAGAGCGGTGCGCGCGGGACCTCGGTGCCGAACCGCCTCCCCACGTCGGCGATGATCGCCGTCGCCAGGGCCGCGACCGACACGGAGGTCGCCGCTGCCGCCGCTTACTTCTCGGCCCTTGCGCCACGACGGTCGATCCGGGTCGTCGAGACCGCGGCCGTGCCGAAGACCTACGTCGCCGGATGGTTCCTGGCCGCAGCGCCGGCCGGCGCGCGCGAGCCGATCGGTGCCCGGATCCTCGAAGTGCCGGAAGACCTCGAACGGTTCGAAAGTCGCGACTCGCGGGCCGGCTTTCTCGCCTATGTGCCGATCGGCAGTATCCGGCAGGGCCAGGTCCTCGCGGAACATGGCGGCGTCAGCGCAGGCGACCAGCAGACGGTGCCGTGCGCCACCTGCCACGGTCCGGGGCTCCGGGGGCTCGGCCCGGTGCCCGGCATCGCCGGACGCTCGCCGAGCTACGTCGTCCGCCAGCTCTGGGACTTCCGGCACGGCGCCCGGGCCGGACCGTCGAGCGTCCTCATGCGGCCGGTGGTCGAGAAGCTCACCCTCGACGAGATGATCGCGCTCGCCGCCTACCTCGCCTCTCTCCCGCCCTGA
- a CDS encoding alpha/beta hydrolase, with translation MKRARTMSDLRGFSRLAVEATVAMTDLVEEVHRSVTSVPEVGKPDPARRKRMRGITGFVYRTVRRITHWVGHSVDGGLAQLQPLLLTQPATVPPSSAPVSPHRDAILAALNGVLGDHLEATGNPLAIPMTFRRHGRELDAKQERGNRMLLLLHGLCRSDLQWSRKGHDHGARLASELGFTPVYLHYNSGRPVATNGNELAMRLDSFVADWGGPLGEIVVIAHSMGGLVMRSACQVAEREKLAWLGKLRQIVFLGTPHHGAPLERGGNWVTLALDASSYTAAFARLGRIRSAGITDLRFGQVTALRGGDRFAPGSGHREIVPLPRGVACYAIAATLAKSPQAAVTASAMAAAKAVLGDGLVPLASALGDDTDPARALAIPADRRCILRGRNHLDLLDRSEAYEQLRSWLAETPVATL, from the coding sequence ATGAAGCGTGCGCGGACGATGTCGGATCTTCGCGGATTCTCCCGGCTCGCGGTCGAGGCGACCGTCGCGATGACCGATCTGGTCGAGGAGGTTCACCGCAGCGTGACGAGCGTGCCGGAGGTGGGCAAGCCGGATCCGGCGCGCCGGAAGCGCATGCGCGGCATCACCGGATTCGTCTACCGGACCGTGCGGCGGATCACCCACTGGGTCGGCCACAGCGTCGACGGCGGACTCGCCCAGCTGCAACCGCTCCTGCTCACCCAGCCTGCAACGGTTCCTCCGTCGAGCGCTCCCGTGTCACCCCATCGCGACGCCATCCTCGCGGCGCTCAACGGCGTGCTCGGCGACCACCTCGAGGCGACCGGCAACCCGCTCGCCATCCCGATGACGTTCCGGCGCCACGGACGGGAGCTCGACGCGAAGCAGGAGAGGGGGAACCGGATGCTCCTCCTCCTGCACGGCCTCTGCAGGAGCGATCTTCAGTGGTCGAGAAAGGGCCACGACCACGGCGCCCGCCTCGCATCGGAGCTCGGTTTCACGCCCGTCTACCTGCATTACAACAGCGGCCGGCCGGTCGCGACCAACGGCAACGAGCTGGCCATGCGCCTGGACTCCTTCGTCGCCGACTGGGGTGGGCCGTTGGGCGAGATCGTCGTCATCGCGCACAGCATGGGTGGGCTCGTGATGCGTAGCGCCTGCCAGGTCGCCGAGCGCGAGAAGCTCGCCTGGCTCGGCAAACTGCGCCAGATCGTCTTTCTCGGCACGCCGCATCACGGCGCGCCGCTCGAGCGCGGCGGCAACTGGGTGACCCTCGCGCTCGACGCCTCCTCCTACACTGCGGCTTTCGCCCGCCTGGGACGGATCCGCAGCGCCGGCATCACCGATCTGCGCTTCGGCCAGGTGACGGCGCTACGGGGAGGCGACCGCTTCGCTCCCGGCAGCGGCCATCGCGAGATCGTGCCCCTTCCCCGGGGTGTCGCCTGCTATGCGATCGCTGCGACACTCGCCAAGAGTCCCCAAGCGGCGGTCACCGCCAGCGCGATGGCGGCCGCCAAGGCCGTCCTCGGCGACGGTCTCGTGCCGCTGGCGAGCGCGCTCGGCGACGACACCGATCCGGCGCGCGCGCTCGCCATTCCGGCGGACCGCCGCTGCATTCTCCGTGGCAGGAACCACCTCGACCTGCTCGATCGCAGCGAGGCATACGAGCAACTCCGCTCCTGGCTTGCGGAAACGCCCGTAGCCACCCTCTGA
- a CDS encoding HAMP domain-containing protein, whose amino-acid sequence MKPRIAQRVMVAVGVVSLAVFGTSAWLASRAHERELASLVERQALILSDTIRNSTRHAMLLNERDMVHRIIEQIGRQDGLEKIRVYNKEGEVIYSPDAALVGTTVDQHNEACDGCHSDGTSVAELSEGRRTRVFRAEGGDRQLGVITPIPNEPICANAGCHAHPPQQQVLGVLDVTVSLAEVDSAVSAGRRSAFAFALAGITAISLLLATLFHRWVGKPVRALLGATERVAAGELGHRVAVVRHDELGQLATSFNQMTTNLAEARHMVYQSNKLASVGRLAAGIAHEINNPLTGVLTYSSFLLKRAVDAETRSDLETIVHETKRCRDIVRGLLDFSRQVPPKKTMVDLNAIVERALAIVDNQLRVQNIHLTRTLASDLPLFPADATQLQQVILNLLVNAADAFEAGDRQIFVATDLKSVEGRQSVEIKVADNGTGISEKNLAHIFEPFFTTKENRGTGLGLAVCWGIVTEHGGTIRVDTKVGRGTTFTVQLPLEPQSQPAAGGAS is encoded by the coding sequence ATGAAACCGCGCATTGCCCAGCGCGTCATGGTGGCTGTCGGCGTTGTCTCGCTGGCGGTCTTCGGCACCTCCGCCTGGCTCGCCAGCCGGGCCCACGAACGCGAGCTCGCGTCGCTGGTCGAGCGCCAGGCTCTCATCCTCTCCGACACCATACGCAACAGCACCCGCCACGCGATGCTGCTCAACGAACGCGACATGGTGCACCGCATCATCGAGCAGATCGGGCGCCAGGACGGGCTGGAAAAGATCCGCGTCTACAACAAGGAGGGTGAGGTCATCTACTCGCCAGACGCCGCCCTCGTCGGCACGACGGTCGATCAGCACAACGAGGCCTGCGACGGCTGTCACAGCGACGGCACCTCCGTTGCGGAGCTCTCGGAGGGCCGCCGCACACGCGTCTTCCGCGCCGAGGGCGGCGATCGGCAGCTCGGCGTCATCACGCCGATTCCCAACGAGCCCATCTGCGCCAACGCCGGATGCCACGCTCATCCGCCGCAGCAGCAGGTGCTCGGGGTTCTCGACGTCACCGTTTCGCTCGCCGAGGTCGATTCCGCCGTGAGTGCAGGGCGGCGATCGGCATTCGCCTTCGCGCTCGCCGGAATCACGGCCATCAGCCTCCTCCTCGCGACCCTGTTCCATCGTTGGGTCGGAAAGCCCGTGCGCGCGCTCCTCGGCGCTACCGAGCGCGTCGCGGCGGGCGAGCTCGGCCACCGCGTCGCCGTCGTGCGCCACGACGAGCTCGGCCAGTTGGCCACCTCGTTCAATCAGATGACGACCAACCTCGCCGAAGCCCGCCACATGGTCTACCAATCGAACAAGCTGGCCTCCGTAGGTCGGCTGGCCGCCGGTATCGCCCACGAGATCAACAACCCGCTCACCGGCGTCCTCACCTATTCGAGCTTCCTGCTGAAGCGCGCCGTGGACGCGGAGACCCGGAGCGATCTCGAGACCATCGTCCACGAAACCAAGCGTTGCCGCGACATCGTCCGCGGCCTGCTCGATTTCTCGCGCCAGGTGCCGCCGAAGAAGACCATGGTCGACCTGAACGCCATCGTCGAGCGCGCGCTCGCCATCGTCGACAACCAGCTTCGGGTGCAGAACATTCACCTCACCAGGACCCTGGCGAGCGACCTGCCGCTCTTCCCGGCCGACGCCACCCAGCTGCAGCAGGTCATCCTGAACCTCCTCGTCAACGCCGCCGATGCCTTCGAGGCGGGCGACCGGCAGATCTTCGTCGCCACCGACCTGAAGAGCGTCGAGGGCCGCCAGTCGGTCGAGATCAAGGTCGCCGACAACGGCACGGGAATCTCGGAAAAGAACCTCGCCCACATCTTCGAGCCGTTCTTCACCACCAAGGAGAACCGGGGGACGGGACTCGGCCTCGCGGTCTGCTGGGGAATCGTCACCGAGCACGGCGGCACGATCCGGGTCGACACCAAGGTCGGCCGCGGCACCACCTTCACCGTGCAGCTGCCGCTCGAGCCACAATCGCAGCCGGCAGCCGGAGGCGCCTCATGA
- a CDS encoding response regulator, protein MRAPFDVLLVEDEPVVREAAARILRPEGISLDRVEDVDGALARLRRVDHRVVLSDLMLPGFSGFDLLERVTGERPHLPVILITGYATIENALAAFKKGAFDFLPKPFDVAELLGVVRRALKAVELGSWSAVPAEIPQPGSEASRERYFLGQHAWVTIEKGVATFGLAESWPGLLAEIRTIVLPQKGARLTQGLACAEIATADASIHRIWAPVSGTVLETNPAILADPDLLNRAPFSSGWLVRVAPADLEAELDALTRRAGAVLAPAGSGGEKEKR, encoded by the coding sequence ATGAGAGCCCCGTTCGACGTGCTGCTGGTCGAGGACGAGCCCGTCGTGCGCGAGGCAGCGGCGAGGATCCTCCGACCCGAGGGGATCTCCCTCGATCGGGTCGAGGATGTCGACGGGGCGCTCGCACGCCTGCGGAGAGTCGATCATCGCGTCGTGCTGTCCGATCTCATGCTGCCGGGGTTCTCCGGCTTCGACCTGCTCGAGCGCGTGACGGGCGAGCGGCCCCATCTTCCCGTCATCCTGATCACCGGCTACGCCACCATCGAGAACGCCCTCGCCGCATTCAAGAAGGGCGCCTTCGACTTCCTCCCCAAGCCGTTCGACGTGGCGGAGCTGCTCGGCGTCGTACGCCGAGCGCTCAAGGCGGTCGAGCTGGGCAGCTGGTCCGCCGTCCCGGCTGAAATCCCGCAACCGGGCAGCGAGGCGAGCCGCGAGCGCTATTTCCTCGGCCAGCATGCCTGGGTCACGATCGAGAAGGGAGTCGCGACCTTCGGGCTCGCCGAGAGCTGGCCCGGCCTGCTCGCCGAGATCCGCACGATCGTCCTGCCCCAGAAGGGCGCGCGTCTGACCCAGGGGCTCGCCTGCGCGGAGATTGCCACGGCCGACGCTTCGATCCACCGGATCTGGGCTCCGGTGAGCGGCACTGTGCTCGAAACCAACCCGGCGATCCTCGCGGATCCCGATCTACTGAATCGTGCCCCGTTCTCCTCGGGTTGGCTGGTGCGTGTCGCGCCGGCCGACCTCGAGGCGGAACTGGACGCCCTCACGCGCCGCGCCGGCGCCGTTCTCGCTCCGGCTGGAAGCGGCGGGGAGAAGGAGAAGCGATGA
- a CDS encoding response regulator, whose amino-acid sequence MIFLMVLLTVVVFAVVDLTLRLTLKQMQATRARRERQQALDIGLKLEFAEEALSLKRVEVASPKGRILAVDDEPVILDSFRKILVLAGFAVDTVESGQEALSLVRKNDYDFVFTDLKMPGMDGLDVAKGVHHLRPDIDIAIITGYGTIESAVDAMRFGAVDYVQKPFTEDELVEFANRLVLRRQDRRERLTPPEIRLVTPSSAGVASPRVVNVPGGIYVSPEHSWVKIEMTGEARVGLDDFVQKSVGPVTAIRLPEPGRAVRRGDALFALSIGGDGQELRFAAPLSGKVVHVNHDLDYQLDLMRLRPYEQGWVCTIDPQELTADLGKLMIGADAVSWYQNEARRFTDRLTEELAAEPAVDRRSPHTNGTAQRAACRAFDKTFLQPARLPETAAQTVKV is encoded by the coding sequence ATGATCTTTCTGATGGTTCTCTTGACGGTCGTGGTTTTCGCCGTCGTCGACCTTACTCTCCGGCTGACCCTCAAGCAGATGCAGGCAACCCGCGCGCGTCGTGAGCGCCAGCAGGCGCTGGACATCGGACTGAAGCTCGAGTTCGCCGAGGAGGCGCTCAGCCTGAAGCGCGTCGAAGTCGCCTCGCCGAAGGGCCGGATTCTCGCGGTCGATGACGAGCCGGTGATCCTCGACAGCTTCCGCAAGATTCTCGTCCTGGCGGGCTTCGCGGTCGACACCGTGGAGTCCGGCCAGGAGGCCCTGAGTCTGGTGCGCAAGAACGACTACGATTTCGTCTTCACCGACCTCAAGATGCCGGGCATGGACGGGCTCGACGTCGCCAAGGGAGTCCACCATCTCCGACCGGATATCGACATCGCGATCATCACCGGCTACGGCACGATCGAGTCGGCGGTGGACGCCATGCGATTCGGCGCCGTCGACTACGTTCAGAAGCCGTTCACGGAGGATGAGCTGGTCGAGTTCGCGAACCGCCTCGTGCTGCGCCGGCAGGATCGTCGCGAGCGCCTGACTCCGCCCGAGATCCGCCTGGTCACGCCCTCCTCCGCCGGCGTCGCTTCGCCGCGAGTGGTCAACGTTCCGGGCGGCATCTACGTTTCGCCGGAGCACAGCTGGGTGAAGATCGAGATGACGGGCGAGGCCCGAGTCGGGCTCGACGACTTCGTTCAGAAGTCGGTGGGACCGGTCACCGCGATCCGCCTGCCCGAACCCGGGCGAGCGGTGCGTCGCGGAGATGCTCTCTTCGCTCTCAGTATCGGAGGGGACGGGCAGGAGCTGCGCTTCGCGGCTCCTCTCTCGGGCAAGGTCGTGCACGTCAACCACGATCTCGACTATCAGCTCGATCTCATGCGTCTGCGTCCCTACGAGCAGGGCTGGGTCTGTACGATCGACCCGCAGGAGCTGACCGCCGACCTCGGCAAGCTCATGATCGGCGCCGATGCCGTCAGCTGGTACCAGAACGAGGCCCGCCGCTTCACCGACCGTCTGACGGAGGAGCTCGCAGCAGAGCCTGCCGTCGACAGGAGGAGCCCGCACACGAACGGGACGGCGCAACGTGCCGCCTGTCGCGCTTTCGACAAGACCTTTCTACAGCCGGCGCGGCTGCCAGAGACCGCTGCCCAGACAGTCAAGGTATGA
- a CDS encoding cytochrome c3 family protein yields MTTRTATWSHLLTALCLLLPTATAAASAADAKAETPAPLPSPASPETVRWASSVGEVVFQHRLHTEEFGAECVSCHHETVAASLELPHPDYFDGFWVDCAVCHTGSATPAAAGKCVVCHPERTSGLTLEMPTVKVAIHRSCWKCHDRGTGSEASTQCGFCHQRSREPQSQTTKAPPAPPAGPATSK; encoded by the coding sequence ATGACGACGCGAACTGCCACCTGGTCGCACCTCCTGACCGCCCTCTGTCTGCTGTTGCCCACGGCGACAGCGGCTGCATCGGCCGCCGACGCCAAGGCAGAGACCCCCGCACCCTTGCCCTCGCCGGCCTCTCCCGAAACCGTCCGCTGGGCCTCTTCGGTCGGCGAGGTCGTCTTCCAGCACAGGCTCCACACGGAGGAGTTCGGCGCCGAATGTGTGTCCTGCCATCACGAGACCGTGGCGGCGAGTCTCGAGCTGCCGCACCCGGACTATTTCGACGGCTTCTGGGTCGACTGCGCCGTCTGCCACACGGGAAGCGCGACTCCAGCGGCCGCGGGCAAGTGCGTGGTCTGCCACCCGGAGCGCACCTCGGGGCTCACCCTCGAGATGCCGACCGTGAAGGTCGCGATTCACCGCAGCTGCTGGAAATGTCACGACCGCGGCACCGGATCCGAAGCGAGCACTCAATGCGGGTTCTGCCACCAGCGCTCCCGAGAGCCGCAGTCCCAGACGACGAAGGCCCCGCCGGCGCCGCCGGCTGGCCCGGCGACGAGCAAGTGA
- a CDS encoding 4Fe-4S dicluster domain-containing protein: MNRRTFLKIGTVAGSTLVAGRAEAAEKGNPEEFVGVLVDTTRCIGCRACERACSVEHDLPVPDIENDGALAALRPTTETQWTVVNRFATSKGEVFVKKQCLHCWQPACAAACLTNAMEKTRSGPVVWHPRKCMGCRYCLVSCPFDIPKFEYHSWNPKIQKCSMCSERLEQGLEPACVGSCPTDALTFGTKRELMEIARLRIYHHPDRYVHQIYGESEVGGTGWLYLSAVPFEEIGFRTDLGTTPYPEYTRDFLYGVPLVLFGLPALQFGLHLLADKKDEAMEPSES, encoded by the coding sequence ATGAATCGACGCACCTTCCTGAAGATCGGCACCGTGGCCGGCTCGACACTGGTAGCAGGACGCGCCGAGGCCGCCGAAAAGGGCAACCCCGAGGAGTTCGTCGGCGTCCTCGTCGACACCACGCGCTGCATCGGCTGTCGCGCCTGCGAGCGCGCCTGCTCCGTGGAACACGACCTGCCGGTGCCGGACATCGAGAACGACGGCGCGCTCGCCGCACTGCGCCCGACGACCGAGACCCAGTGGACGGTGGTCAATCGCTTCGCCACGTCGAAGGGCGAAGTCTTCGTCAAGAAGCAGTGCCTGCACTGCTGGCAGCCGGCATGCGCCGCGGCCTGCCTGACGAACGCCATGGAGAAGACGCGCAGCGGACCGGTGGTCTGGCACCCCAGGAAGTGCATGGGCTGTCGCTACTGCCTGGTGTCCTGCCCGTTCGACATCCCGAAGTTCGAGTATCACTCGTGGAATCCGAAGATCCAGAAGTGCTCGATGTGCAGCGAACGGCTCGAGCAGGGTTTGGAGCCGGCCTGCGTGGGCTCGTGCCCGACCGACGCCCTCACCTTCGGCACCAAGCGCGAGCTGATGGAGATCGCCCGTCTGCGCATCTATCACCACCCCGACCGCTACGTACACCAGATCTATGGCGAGTCCGAGGTCGGCGGGACCGGCTGGCTCTACCTCTCGGCGGTGCCTTTCGAGGAGATCGGCTTCCGTACCGATCTCGGCACGACGCCGTACCCGGAGTACACCCGCGACTTCCTCTACGGGGTTCCCCTCGTGCTCTTCGGACTTCCCGCCCTGCAGTTCGGTCTCCACCTGCTCGCCGACAAGAAGGACGAGGCGATGGAGCCCAGCGAGTCATGA
- the nrfD gene encoding polysulfide reductase NrfD: MTTMPISPAPDRLPLLRFLLSELKPKGPLLTPFNVISIPVILLGIGVLIQRFIYGLGSITNLTQEHPWGLGIGFDVVTGVALAGGAYTLAFAVYVMRLEKYHPIIRATVLNGLLAYIFYAGALVLDLGRPWNVINPVIGNSFGYNSVLFQVAWSFLLYMLVEMIELSPAFAEWLGWKRARRVLASLALGAVIIGVTLSTLHQAGLGALFLMAKPKIHPLWYTEFIPILFFVSSIFGGLSMVILEGTLTHRLFGKQTDPKKHGSFDDLMLGLGKGTAIALFVYYFFKLLIFLHERQWDLLATGWGAWYLVEVIGFVLVPCVMFAYAVRHRRPGLLRLAAAGALVGLLLNRLNISIVAFNWQLAERYFPSWQEFVVTLTVLFTEVWVFRWIVLRLPILRDAHELPNPRPLES; encoded by the coding sequence ATGACTACGATGCCGATCTCGCCCGCTCCCGACCGCCTCCCGCTCCTGCGCTTCCTGCTCTCGGAGCTCAAACCCAAGGGGCCGCTGCTGACCCCGTTCAACGTCATCTCGATTCCGGTCATCCTGCTCGGGATCGGCGTCCTCATCCAGCGCTTCATCTACGGCCTGGGTTCGATCACCAACCTGACTCAGGAGCACCCCTGGGGCCTCGGGATCGGCTTCGACGTCGTGACCGGGGTCGCCCTCGCCGGCGGCGCCTACACGCTGGCCTTCGCCGTCTACGTGATGCGGCTCGAGAAATACCATCCGATCATCCGCGCCACGGTGCTGAACGGCCTGCTGGCCTACATCTTCTATGCCGGGGCTCTGGTGCTCGACCTCGGCCGGCCCTGGAATGTCATCAACCCGGTCATCGGCAACTCGTTCGGCTACAACTCGGTGCTCTTCCAGGTCGCCTGGAGCTTTCTGCTCTACATGCTCGTCGAGATGATCGAGCTCTCGCCGGCCTTCGCGGAGTGGCTGGGCTGGAAGCGCGCGCGGCGCGTCCTCGCCTCTCTGGCTCTGGGCGCCGTGATCATCGGGGTGACGCTGTCGACCCTTCACCAGGCCGGCCTGGGCGCCCTCTTCCTGATGGCCAAGCCGAAGATCCATCCGCTCTGGTACACCGAGTTCATTCCCATACTCTTCTTCGTCTCGAGCATCTTCGGCGGCCTGTCGATGGTCATCCTCGAGGGCACCCTGACCCACCGGCTGTTCGGCAAGCAGACGGATCCCAAGAAGCACGGCTCGTTCGACGATCTGATGCTCGGGCTCGGCAAGGGTACCGCCATCGCCCTGTTCGTCTACTACTTCTTCAAGCTGCTCATCTTCCTGCACGAGCGCCAATGGGATCTGCTGGCGACCGGGTGGGGGGCCTGGTACCTCGTCGAGGTGATCGGCTTCGTGCTCGTGCCGTGCGTGATGTTCGCCTATGCGGTGCGCCACCGCCGGCCGGGACTCCTGCGGCTGGCTGCGGCCGGGGCGCTCGTCGGCCTGCTGCTCAATCGCCTGAACATCTCGATCGTCGCCTTCAACTGGCAGCTCGCCGAACGCTACTTCCCGAGCTGGCAGGAGTTCGTCGTGACCCTGACGGTGCTCTTCACCGAAGTCTGGGTCTTCCGCTGGATCGTGCTTCGCTTGCCGATCCTGCGCGATGCGCACGAGCTGCCCAACCCGCGTCCCCTCGAGTCATGA